In Mycoplasma sp. OR1901, the following are encoded in one genomic region:
- a CDS encoding variable surface lipoprotein, whose translation MKLKINKLLLTLGSLASLNLIALSCTNTESKTKELENNNKQDNQGENNPINQTPKKENITKTDEIEGEKNQENNTSQSNEPNKENTSDAAADIDTNTPKENQEDTNNISQDSSSNRETQDDTNKETDEKQLDEHDLYWLRKKHNDNIDGLFQKFEINYISNTLNDWLIDKKGDINQNEAKINNFKNKLNEQKKEFIISLETSKHTKTELDKLFQNAIQEVLKVTNEIVKEIKESDNHDKNYLNTIYNGKNEKQITLYNLFYLYTLGNEFKNSFDNHSMILNKEQWYTKLKEKVESVSSIISNEKSLNEEVNKTLDLMLAATTEAKK comes from the coding sequence ATGAAATTAAAAATTAATAAATTATTATTAACTTTAGGCTCTTTAGCTTCATTGAATCTAATTGCATTAAGTTGTACAAATACAGAAAGTAAAACTAAAGAATTAGAAAATAACAATAAACAAGATAATCAAGGTGAAAATAATCCAATTAATCAAACTCCTAAAAAAGAAAATATAACAAAAACAGATGAAATAGAGGGTGAAAAAAACCAAGAAAATAACACATCTCAAAGTAATGAACCAAACAAAGAAAATACTTCAGATGCTGCTGCAGACATAGATACAAATACCCCTAAAGAAAACCAGGAAGACACAAATAACATTTCACAAGATAGCTCTTCAAATAGAGAAACACAAGATGATACTAATAAAGAAACTGACGAGAAACAATTAGATGAACATGATTTATATTGATTAAGAAAGAAACATAACGATAATATCGATGGTTTATTCCAAAAATTTGAAATTAATTATATTAGCAACACATTAAATGATTGATTAATAGATAAAAAAGGTGATATAAATCAAAATGAAGCTAAAATAAATAATTTTAAAAATAAACTTAATGAACAAAAGAAAGAGTTTATTATATCTCTAGAAACATCTAAACACACTAAAACCGAACTTGATAAATTATTTCAAAACGCAATACAAGAAGTGTTAAAAGTTACTAATGAAATCGTTAAAGAAATTAAAGAAAGTGATAATCACGACAAAAACTACTTAAACACTATTTATAATGGCAAAAACGAAAAGCAAATTACATTATATAATTTATTTTATTTATACACATTAGGTAACGAATTTAAAAATTCATTTGATAACCACAGTATGATTTTAAATAAAGAACAATGATATACAAAATTGAAAGAGAAAGTTGAATCTGTAAGTTCTATAATTAGCAACGAAAAATCATTAAATGAAGAAGTTAATAAAACACTTGATTTAATGCTTGCTGCTACAACAGAAGCGAAAAAATAA
- a CDS encoding DUF262 domain-containing protein encodes MKKINNEMQKLLKDQGVDIWVVGTDVSNYLKFFKNDFDRIKRYLNDDFLVKIVEKNYGDNETNNYSLKIIDSSTNNERYSIYQENLSLSTYNQIINFLLGLKILNVYKNDNYKFNSNFSRILKKHETWDNAFKEYIRFYLEEYSKPYLFDVIDNVVFEERALLTLNKDVQVVRILTNIYAKFNQKEGVFLDHLMIKAKNLEHFTYFYNEYFDDEVILDVLTNNLSSFFETHEIKDNSWVKKNIEDYDSWNKIYSLVRELGIKDNAVGELVAINSRESDNLKPMFAHLFSLGEILNDATKFYIPSFQRVYMWNGYLVEELVGNIISSMNNQNSTNKEQYAFFNNIILSFGNNYAEILDGQQRLMTFIILLTVLLKLSLLFLDHFKNEDGIMHDPHYQNLILFKDFYSKVVYRRRIQELGTNLETGDSDNFNTIHDILGDFNSKANNNYINNAIELSKVISSKFLILDHNGLRKFSQFVIFTLKNVKFTTTIFTDIANNATEKINIFRNINLHSKELSVLDLVKSSLITHFDSKSSKDKGLKIDTIVNLNKNIFDKYFRKEQKETKDADMNLLELFYNSIYVSNNWFAKKRSIEDRFSISKNSIIYNKFEEFLSKTSSTWNESGEEFYFIFFKHIVNFEFSRVGNLNNIDNIVNKIKDNGLEKEQILWFNNFKKKINSFPILSTQILNLTNDGNTKVFTPLIYTILSKFNFFENEVQDIKYYIDKISKLIYEMERFGFLWKNIMFAGESLGKKIIELSKIFLEKGELYDINQVDEYEFEAKLKTFRNALFKIHPELNKTLYINPETGEYKSNELLREKISELYNNKDIEKLDIDANTKKVEKDKKILMLRLNSFILNKYNKFDNEFLDSSLFVEFQNDYSHNEIIKLFNIELNEDNFKEIEVINILGKIGNYGLIHTNTIKSLEGKKSKNSNDLNKVSENNLVLLGDYVELDKHLYLSRLNSNNIDELTLLDEKFKINSQEVKLYLDNINKRSEQLVDIIMKLYSYKG; translated from the coding sequence ATGAAAAAAATAAATAACGAAATGCAAAAATTACTTAAAGATCAAGGTGTTGACATTTGAGTTGTTGGAACAGATGTAAGTAATTATTTAAAATTTTTTAAAAATGATTTTGATCGAATAAAGAGATATTTAAACGATGATTTTTTGGTAAAAATAGTTGAAAAAAATTATGGAGATAATGAAACTAACAATTACTCACTTAAAATAATTGATAGTAGTACTAATAATGAGAGATATTCTATTTATCAAGAAAATTTATCATTAAGTACTTACAACCAAATAATTAACTTTTTACTTGGTTTAAAGATATTGAATGTATATAAAAACGACAATTATAAATTCAATAGCAACTTTTCAAGAATATTAAAAAAACATGAAACTTGAGATAATGCGTTTAAAGAATACATTAGATTTTATCTTGAAGAGTATTCAAAACCATATTTATTTGATGTTATTGATAATGTTGTTTTTGAGGAAAGAGCATTACTTACATTAAATAAAGATGTTCAAGTTGTTAGAATATTAACAAATATATATGCTAAATTTAATCAAAAAGAAGGTGTGTTTTTAGATCACTTAATGATTAAAGCTAAAAATTTAGAACACTTTACATATTTTTATAATGAATACTTCGATGATGAAGTTATTTTAGATGTTTTAACCAATAATTTATCAAGTTTCTTTGAAACACACGAAATTAAAGATAACTCATGAGTTAAGAAAAATATTGAAGATTATGACTCATGAAACAAAATTTATTCTTTAGTTCGAGAATTAGGAATTAAAGACAATGCTGTTGGAGAGTTAGTTGCTATAAACTCTAGAGAAAGTGATAACTTAAAACCAATGTTTGCTCATTTATTTAGCTTAGGTGAAATTTTAAATGATGCAACAAAATTTTACATCCCTTCATTCCAAAGGGTGTATATGTGAAATGGTTATTTAGTTGAGGAATTAGTTGGTAATATTATTTCTAGCATGAATAATCAAAATTCTACAAATAAAGAACAATATGCATTTTTCAATAACATTATTCTTTCTTTTGGAAATAATTATGCTGAAATATTAGACGGACAACAAAGGTTAATGACTTTTATAATTTTATTAACTGTATTACTAAAATTAAGTTTATTATTTTTAGATCACTTTAAAAATGAGGACGGAATTATGCATGATCCTCACTATCAAAACTTGATACTGTTTAAAGATTTTTATAGTAAAGTAGTTTACAGAAGACGTATTCAAGAATTAGGAACAAATCTTGAAACAGGTGATTCAGATAATTTTAATACTATTCATGATATTTTAGGTGATTTCAATTCTAAAGCAAATAATAATTACATTAATAATGCTATTGAATTGTCTAAAGTAATTAGTTCAAAATTCTTAATATTAGATCATAATGGACTAAGAAAATTTTCACAATTTGTAATATTTACACTTAAAAATGTTAAATTTACAACAACTATTTTTACTGATATTGCTAATAACGCAACAGAAAAAATTAACATTTTTAGAAATATTAACTTACACAGTAAAGAATTAAGTGTTTTAGACTTAGTAAAAAGTAGTTTAATAACTCACTTCGATAGTAAATCATCAAAAGATAAAGGTCTTAAAATAGATACAATAGTTAATTTAAATAAAAATATATTTGATAAATATTTTAGAAAAGAACAAAAAGAAACAAAAGATGCAGATATGAATCTTTTAGAGTTATTTTATAATTCAATTTATGTATCAAATAATTGATTTGCTAAAAAAAGAAGTATTGAAGATAGATTTAGCATTTCTAAAAACTCTATTATATACAACAAATTTGAAGAGTTTTTATCTAAAACATCATCAACATGAAATGAATCAGGTGAAGAGTTTTACTTTATTTTCTTTAAACATATAGTTAATTTTGAATTTTCAAGAGTTGGTAATTTAAATAATATTGATAATATAGTTAATAAAATAAAAGATAATGGTTTAGAAAAAGAACAAATCCTTTGATTTAATAATTTTAAAAAGAAAATAAATTCATTCCCAATACTTTCAACACAAATTTTAAATTTAACTAATGACGGTAATACAAAAGTATTTACACCTTTAATTTATACTATTTTAAGTAAATTTAACTTCTTTGAGAATGAGGTTCAAGATATTAAGTATTACATTGATAAAATTAGTAAATTAATTTATGAAATGGAACGTTTTGGATTCTTATGAAAAAATATAATGTTTGCCGGTGAATCTCTTGGTAAAAAGATTATTGAATTATCTAAAATATTCTTAGAAAAAGGTGAATTATACGATATAAATCAAGTTGATGAATATGAATTTGAAGCTAAATTAAAAACATTCAGAAATGCATTATTTAAAATTCACCCAGAACTTAATAAAACATTATACATTAACCCTGAAACAGGTGAGTACAAATCAAATGAATTGTTAAGAGAAAAAATAAGCGAGCTTTATAACAACAAAGATATTGAAAAGCTTGATATTGACGCAAATACTAAGAAAGTAGAAAAAGATAAAAAAATATTAATGTTAAGATTAAACTCATTTATACTTAATAAATACAATAAGTTTGATAATGAGTTTCTAGACTCTTCTTTATTTGTGGAATTTCAAAATGATTATTCACATAACGAAATTATTAAATTATTTAATATCGAATTAAACGAAGATAATTTTAAAGAAATTGAAGTAATTAATATTTTAGGTAAAATTGGTAACTATGGTTTAATCCATACAAATACAATTAAATCTCTTGAAGGTAAAAAATCTAAAAACTCAAATGACTTAAATAAAGTTTCAGAAAATAATCTAGTATTACTAGGAGATTATGTAGAATTAGATAAACATCTTTATCTTTCAAGACTTAATAGTAATAATATTGATGAATTAACATTACTTGACGAAAAATTTAAAATTAATAGCCAAGAAGTTAAGCTATACCTTGATAATATCAATAAAAGAAGTGAACAGTTAGTTGATATTATAATGAAATTATACTCATACAAAGGGTAA
- the dcm gene encoding DNA (cytosine-5-)-methyltransferase — MRKTKNKIKVLETFSGIGAQKKAITQLNKKYRKDIFEVKATADWDARANISYAQIHHNLEDKYLKILEKHNLDTEEKINFFLGKYTISLDSKKPSRIRQKDYKFKQYLAASILLTNNQVDITKLDPKIIKKEGIDLITYSFPCQGLSVASMGKAKGINNTESTSNLVWEIYRILDESEVKPKYLVMENVKNLLSKNFINEYQGWKGVLDQLGYKTFTTVINALDAGSIQKRERVFAISLLKNIETPFSNDEEFKQYLDKKMQKQKLSLAKREKYFKEIFDFERNDNNDIFIINKTPSRERMVDFQISKKKVLNKSENFVIDTVTTKQDRIPNVGIIEYANDIETKLPYRFVSTKEAYMLMGFEGNDFDSLNNLIKNNILTKESLYRQAGNSIVVQAIKNIFETIKEIEDINNEKNK; from the coding sequence ATGCGAAAAACTAAAAATAAAATAAAAGTATTAGAGACGTTTTCAGGAATTGGAGCACAGAAAAAAGCTATAACGCAATTAAACAAGAAGTATAGAAAGGATATATTTGAGGTTAAAGCTACTGCTGATTGAGACGCAAGAGCAAATATAAGTTATGCTCAAATACACCATAATTTAGAAGATAAATATTTAAAAATATTAGAAAAACATAACTTAGATACAGAAGAAAAAATAAACTTCTTTTTAGGGAAATATACAATTTCTTTAGATTCTAAAAAACCTTCAAGAATAAGGCAAAAAGATTATAAATTTAAACAATATTTAGCAGCATCAATTTTATTAACTAATAATCAAGTTGATATTACTAAATTAGACCCTAAAATAATAAAAAAAGAAGGTATTGATTTAATAACGTACTCTTTCCCTTGCCAAGGATTATCAGTAGCAAGCATGGGTAAGGCTAAGGGTATTAATAACACAGAATCTACATCAAATTTAGTATGAGAAATATATAGAATACTAGATGAATCTGAGGTAAAACCGAAGTATTTAGTTATGGAAAATGTCAAGAATTTATTATCTAAAAATTTTATAAATGAATATCAGGGGTGAAAAGGGGTTTTAGATCAATTAGGTTATAAAACCTTTACAACAGTTATAAATGCATTGGATGCAGGTTCAATTCAGAAAAGAGAACGTGTGTTTGCCATTTCACTTTTAAAAAACATTGAAACTCCATTTAGTAATGATGAAGAATTTAAACAATATTTAGATAAAAAGATGCAAAAACAAAAATTAAGCTTAGCAAAAAGAGAGAAATATTTTAAAGAAATTTTTGATTTTGAGAGGAATGACAATAATGACATTTTTATAATTAATAAAACACCTTCAAGAGAGAGGATGGTGGACTTTCAAATTTCTAAAAAGAAAGTTTTAAATAAATCGGAAAATTTTGTGATTGATACAGTCACTACAAAGCAAGACAGAATTCCAAATGTAGGTATTATTGAGTATGCGAATGATATTGAGACTAAATTACCGTATAGGTTTGTTTCTACCAAAGAAGCTTATATGTTAATGGGTTTTGAAGGAAATGATTTTGATAGTTTAAATAATTTAATAAAGAATAATATTTTAACTAAAGAATCTTTATATAGGCAAGCAGGGAACTCAATTGTTGTACAAGCAATTAAAAATATATTTGAAACAATTAAAGAAATAGAGGATATAAATAATGAAAAAAATAAATAA
- a CDS encoding transcription antitermination factor NusB yields MEVEIFNNKNKKTRRELRIEVISVLYKYELLGEKINLEEVKEEFNLNNEQLKTLKRIENSYVFSKNIFNRLLNENWSWNRIDPLIRAILINAASEFKLIQPKIVFNEAIEITKMYYPLEEGEQNRDKKNLVNGILENFYKAILLIENKAKNEQN; encoded by the coding sequence ATGGAAGTAGAAATTTTTAACAACAAAAACAAAAAAACACGTAGAGAATTAAGAATTGAAGTAATTTCAGTTTTATATAAATATGAATTACTAGGTGAGAAAATTAATTTAGAAGAAGTTAAAGAAGAGTTTAACTTAAATAACGAACAATTAAAAACATTAAAACGTATAGAAAATTCATATGTTTTTAGTAAAAACATATTTAATCGTTTATTAAACGAGAACTGATCATGAAATAGAATCGACCCACTTATAAGAGCTATTTTAATCAACGCTGCAAGCGAATTTAAATTAATACAACCTAAAATAGTTTTTAACGAGGCTATTGAAATTACAAAAATGTATTATCCACTTGAAGAAGGTGAACAAAACAGAGATAAAAAGAATCTTGTAAACGGAATACTAGAAAATTTTTATAAGGCTATTTTATTAATCGAAAATAAAGCGAAAAACGAACAAAACTAA
- a CDS encoding aminotransferase class V-fold PLP-dependent enzyme, with amino-acid sequence MNDDIRKQFPILNNITYFDSAALVLKPSIATNAITEYYTQKSISSRTADTPLGNEINQTIISVRNKVATLLDAKDSEIIFTSGTTESINLFVKMFEQLLKKDDVILLSSFNHSSNIIPWIEIGKQTGAIIKYSENLIEDIQNTSNLKIVSLAQETNNFNQDFDIDKIYKLTKEKGAYLFNDAAQAISHQKVSFSFSDAVAFSTNKFYGPTGLGVLAVKSELLKQMKPVKFGGGAIDDINKDSTWTLKKTIAAFEPGTPDIAGMYMFNKSLDFFNEIGYQRTQEILQKLSKYLHEQLSKLDNVEVFSKSGDYIALINVKGINSQDVATYLGSKQIYTISGIFCAPYLRNIKEEYSYLRISLAIYNNFEDIDKLINELKNGGDFYAF; translated from the coding sequence ATGAATGACGATATTAGAAAACAATTTCCTATTTTAAACAACATTACATATTTTGATAGTGCAGCACTTGTGTTAAAGCCTTCGATAGCTACAAATGCTATTACCGAATACTACACTCAAAAATCAATTTCATCACGTACAGCTGATACTCCATTAGGTAACGAAATTAATCAAACAATAATAAGTGTTAGAAATAAAGTTGCAACATTATTAGATGCAAAAGATTCTGAAATCATTTTCACAAGTGGAACAACAGAATCAATTAATCTTTTTGTTAAAATGTTTGAACAACTACTTAAAAAAGATGATGTTATTTTACTTAGCTCTTTCAACCATTCTTCAAATATAATACCTTGAATTGAAATCGGAAAACAAACAGGTGCAATAATTAAATATAGTGAAAACTTAATTGAAGACATACAAAATACATCAAATTTAAAAATAGTTTCTTTAGCACAAGAAACTAATAATTTTAACCAAGATTTTGATATAGATAAAATCTACAAATTAACAAAAGAAAAAGGTGCGTATTTATTTAATGATGCTGCACAAGCAATTTCTCACCAAAAAGTTTCCTTTTCATTTTCTGATGCTGTAGCTTTTAGTACAAATAAATTTTATGGACCAACAGGGCTTGGAGTTTTAGCAGTCAAAAGTGAATTATTAAAACAAATGAAACCAGTTAAATTTGGTGGTGGAGCTATTGATGACATCAATAAAGATTCAACTTGAACTCTTAAGAAAACTATTGCCGCTTTTGAACCTGGTACTCCTGATATTGCTGGTATGTATATGTTTAATAAATCTTTAGATTTTTTTAACGAAATAGGTTACCAAAGAACACAAGAAATATTACAAAAACTTTCAAAATATTTACATGAACAATTATCAAAATTAGACAATGTTGAAGTATTTTCAAAATCTGGAGATTATATTGCTTTAATAAACGTTAAAGGAATAAATTCACAAGATGTAGCTACCTATTTGGGTTCAAAACAAATTTATACAATATCAGGTATCTTTTGTGCACCATATTTAAGAAACATTAAAGAAGAGTACTCTTATTTAAGAATTTCTTTAGCAATTTACAATAACTTTGAGGATATTGATAAATTAATTAATGAATTAAAAAACGGGGGTGATTTTTATGCATTTTAA
- a CDS encoding iron-sulfur cluster assembly scaffold protein yields the protein MHFNPNQARELIMSHYTKPNNKMDLEGEFHTCFSTTCSDKLNIQTKWENDKLVDVHFNGHGCAVFMASTDIFLDKIKGLSLPEIKELTLLFEKFVNQEQVTEEQVASLGDLWVFFNTKTHLNRVACALLTPKYFLENEQ from the coding sequence ATGCATTTTAATCCAAATCAAGCAAGAGAATTAATTATGTCTCATTATACAAAACCAAATAATAAAATGGATTTAGAAGGTGAATTTCATACATGTTTTAGTACAACATGTTCAGATAAACTTAACATTCAAACAAAATGAGAAAATGATAAATTAGTTGATGTTCATTTTAACGGACACGGTTGTGCTGTTTTTATGGCTTCTACAGATATATTCTTAGACAAAATCAAAGGTTTATCACTACCAGAAATAAAAGAACTAACACTTTTATTCGAAAAATTTGTTAACCAAGAACAAGTTACAGAAGAACAAGTGGCTTCATTAGGTGATTTATGAGTGTTTTTTAACACAAAAACACACTTAAATAGAGTAGCTTGCGCTTTATTAACACCTAAATACTTTTTAGAAAATGAACAATAA
- a CDS encoding DNA polymerase IV, translating into MNNKYIFHIDFDSYFVSAIRTIKPHLKNKPVAIARSEKHSVAVSISYELKSLGAKTGSKVYEILAIEPKTIIEKPYFRLYQYLSNKIFKFLKANFASKIEVGSIDECYIIPKIDLENKEKAINYARNIQKTILNKFDIPITIGISVNKFYAKMTTNISKPFGIGYTDKENYKDNFFDLDIEKFHGIGSKIANKLRQINILTIGDLAKKEKNDFELLQVFKTTAYKYLDSLDINKNVDFNLEPEQNKGMGNEITFEFQYDEIEILDKVKNIAFNLSQRLKKDFLIAQNISLVARNYDKKWKAYNKNISPTDDANEIYKHSKKLIDKNVALNNIKGIGIRVSKLVDKDSIYEYHSLLDNPKQINNQNEKIESIIEQVNRKTKSTNVFRLSELNKKEKLKFNHEVDLITHSIFKK; encoded by the coding sequence ATGAACAATAAATATATTTTTCATATTGACTTTGATTCTTACTTTGTAAGTGCGATAAGGACAATAAAACCACATTTAAAAAATAAACCAGTAGCTATTGCAAGATCAGAAAAACATTCTGTTGCAGTTTCTATTAGTTACGAATTGAAAAGCTTAGGAGCAAAAACAGGTTCTAAAGTTTATGAAATTCTCGCAATTGAACCTAAAACAATTATAGAAAAACCTTATTTTAGGTTGTACCAGTATCTATCAAATAAGATTTTTAAATTTTTAAAAGCTAATTTTGCTTCAAAAATTGAAGTAGGATCTATCGATGAATGTTATATTATCCCTAAAATTGATCTAGAAAACAAAGAAAAAGCTATTAATTATGCTAGGAATATACAAAAAACCATTTTAAATAAATTTGATATTCCTATTACTATTGGGATATCAGTAAATAAATTTTATGCAAAAATGACAACTAATATTTCCAAACCTTTTGGTATAGGTTATACTGATAAAGAGAATTACAAGGATAATTTCTTTGATTTAGATATAGAAAAATTTCATGGTATCGGTTCAAAAATAGCTAACAAGTTAAGACAAATAAACATCTTAACTATCGGAGATTTAGCCAAAAAAGAAAAAAACGACTTTGAATTATTGCAAGTTTTTAAAACAACTGCTTATAAATATTTAGATAGTTTAGATATTAATAAAAACGTTGATTTCAATCTTGAGCCAGAACAAAATAAAGGTATGGGTAATGAAATTACTTTCGAATTTCAATATGATGAAATTGAAATTCTAGATAAAGTAAAAAACATAGCATTTAACCTAAGTCAGAGATTAAAAAAAGATTTTTTAATAGCTCAAAATATATCATTAGTAGCAAGAAATTATGATAAAAAATGAAAAGCATATAATAAAAATATATCACCTACTGATGATGCAAACGAAATATATAAACATTCTAAAAAATTAATCGATAAAAATGTTGCTTTAAACAATATAAAAGGCATCGGGATTAGAGTTTCTAAATTAGTAGATAAAGATAGTATTTATGAATACCATTCACTTCTAGATAACCCAAAACAAATTAATAACCAAAACGAAAAAATTGAAAGCATTATCGAACAAGTAAACAGAAAAACTAAAAGCACAAATGTTTTTAGATTATCTGAATTAAATAAAAAAGAAAAACTTAAATTTAATCATGAAGTAGATTTAATAACTCATAGTATTTTTAAGAAATAA
- a CDS encoding nicotinate-nucleotide adenylyltransferase: MKIGIYGGSFDPIHKGHIQIAKDAIKELNLDKLLIVPTYQSPFKNKSGVKTEDKINMINLVLEDKMELCLFEAKRNNISYTIDTVKYLKNKYKDDELYLIIGSDNLPKLNKWKDIDTIAQLTTIVAARRDKNINKLNLKRYKGILLNNKLYDYSSSDFKKGYSTIENDKISSYLDEKVMNYIQQKGLYLFEIIHNSLSARRAKHSSLTANFAAELAKKNGISALKAYKAGILHDIAKEWSVENSRNFIQMTEPELIDTPDHFLHQVCGYLWAKYIYGIDDLEILESIKYHTSMRLNMTTLDKIIVLSDKINSIVHFKGVQRIKELANENLDQALSELLKITYQWNIDKGVVFDKETKEIYQKHIKGEK, from the coding sequence ATGAAAATTGGAATTTATGGAGGAAGTTTTGACCCAATACATAAAGGTCATATTCAGATAGCAAAAGATGCTATAAAAGAACTTAACTTAGATAAATTATTAATTGTTCCAACATACCAGTCACCATTTAAAAATAAAAGTGGCGTTAAAACAGAAGATAAAATAAACATGATTAATTTAGTTTTAGAAGACAAAATGGAATTATGCTTATTTGAAGCAAAAAGGAACAACATTAGTTATACAATAGACACTGTCAAATATTTAAAAAATAAATATAAAGATGATGAATTATACTTAATTATAGGTTCAGATAACTTACCTAAATTAAATAAATGAAAAGATATAGATACTATTGCACAATTAACCACAATAGTTGCTGCTCGCAGGGACAAAAATATTAATAAATTGAATTTAAAAAGATATAAAGGTATTTTATTAAATAATAAATTATATGACTATTCATCAAGTGACTTCAAAAAAGGTTATTCAACTATTGAAAATGATAAAATTAGTTCATATTTAGATGAAAAAGTTATGAATTATATCCAACAAAAAGGCTTATATTTATTTGAAATAATTCATAACTCTTTATCAGCAAGAAGAGCAAAACATTCAAGTTTAACAGCAAATTTTGCAGCTGAATTAGCCAAAAAGAACGGTATTAGTGCACTAAAAGCATACAAAGCAGGAATCTTACATGATATTGCTAAAGAATGAAGTGTCGAAAATTCAAGGAATTTTATTCAAATGACAGAACCTGAACTAATAGATACACCAGATCACTTTTTACACCAAGTTTGTGGTTACTTATGAGCTAAATATATCTATGGTATAGATGATTTAGAAATTTTAGAATCAATTAAATATCATACAAGTATGAGACTAAATATGACAACTTTAGATAAAATTATTGTATTATCGGACAAAATTAATTCAATAGTACACTTTAAAGGTGTCCAAAGAATAAAAGAACTTGCAAATGAAAATTTAGATCAAGCATTAAGTGAGCTTTTAAAAATTACTTATCAATGAAACATTGATAAAGGTGTAGTTTTTGATAAAGAAACAAAAGAAATTTATCAAAAACATATAAAAGGAGAAAAATAA
- a CDS encoding pseudouridine synthase, producing the protein MEERLQKILSKAGVASRREAEKLIIKGKVKVNGVIAKLGDKASFSDEILVNNKPIESEEEKVYFILNKPPKTVSTLKDNFNRQKVTDLIDTPYKIFPVGRLDYDTTGALILTNDGELANKLAHPKYQILRVYRARLNEKLTAKELKSLNGIVKVNNTKSVQDVIPVGEDSPKSYFVVLSLGTYHHVKKLFETVNKMVINLKRLEYAGITVEKLPLGHYRPLKLKEIKDLKNLVRLQEEKLLKNQTKKD; encoded by the coding sequence ATGGAAGAACGTTTACAAAAGATACTCTCTAAAGCGGGAGTTGCTTCACGTAGAGAAGCAGAAAAATTAATTATTAAAGGAAAGGTTAAAGTTAATGGAGTAATTGCAAAACTTGGTGATAAAGCAAGTTTTAGTGATGAAATATTAGTTAACAATAAACCTATTGAAAGTGAAGAAGAAAAAGTTTATTTCATTTTAAATAAACCTCCTAAAACAGTGTCTACTTTAAAAGATAATTTTAATAGACAAAAAGTTACTGATTTAATTGATACACCTTATAAAATATTCCCAGTTGGTAGATTAGATTACGATACAACTGGGGCATTAATTTTAACTAATGATGGTGAATTAGCAAATAAATTAGCTCACCCTAAATATCAAATTTTAAGAGTGTATAGAGCTAGATTAAATGAAAAATTAACAGCTAAAGAATTAAAAAGTTTAAACGGTATTGTTAAGGTAAATAACACCAAAAGTGTCCAAGATGTTATACCAGTTGGAGAAGATAGTCCTAAGAGTTATTTTGTTGTTCTTAGCTTAGGTACATATCACCACGTTAAAAAATTATTCGAAACTGTAAATAAAATGGTTATTAACTTAAAAAGACTTGAATATGCAGGGATAACAGTTGAAAAACTACCTTTAGGTCATTATCGTCCACTTAAACTTAAAGAAATTAAAGACTTAAAAAATCTTGTAAGATTACAAGAAGAAAAATTATTAAAAAATCAAACTAAAAAAGACTAA